A single genomic interval of Hydractinia symbiolongicarpus strain clone_291-10 chromosome 8, HSymV2.1, whole genome shotgun sequence harbors:
- the LOC130654395 gene encoding uncharacterized protein LOC130654395, with the protein MAAISLFQLAVLLLSIPLVSTLTHPLPDETSNLLHDVIKCGTGKEFKWKKTDSEGKDIKLTYSCGDEPEQMKTYSCQKGYKAHSKRDQVCNPGPDPNFGIFREGKDPNIMDTARIVYFCMKDSENTLLPC; encoded by the exons ATGGCTGCTATATCTTTGTTTCAATTGGCCGTTCTTTTACTGTCCATTCCCTTGGTGTCCACTTTAACTCATCCGCTGCCAGATGAAACGAGCAATTTATTACACGATGTAATAAAATGCGGAacgggaaaagagtttaaatGGAAAAAAACAGATTCCGAAGGCAAAGATATCAAATTAACTTATTCTTGTGGTG ATGAACCAgaacaaatgaaaacatattcatGTCAAAAAGGTTACAAAGCACATTCAAAAAGAGATCAAGTATGTAATCCTGGACCTGATCCCAATTTTGGAATATTTCGCGAAGGAAAAGATCCCAACATCATGGACACGGCACGAATCGTGTATTTCTGCATGAAAGACAGTGAAAATACTTTACTGCCATGTTAG